Proteins co-encoded in one Papaver somniferum cultivar HN1 chromosome 5, ASM357369v1, whole genome shotgun sequence genomic window:
- the LOC113279342 gene encoding uncharacterized protein LOC113279342: MVSIVRKFLWGSTNSYKKRSWEFGGNFDALTPSDSNKPIGKSLWTGILKSKNTIQQNTIVQVQTGNNLYFWKDMWIGDLNLADLFPAFFKLSRNKNDSIRDMFSFTDAIPAWNFNFSRTLNDNEVILVTELLQLISNPVLTNSGEDSLTWRHGNTFSIKSCYNAIEEEGFIRFPHMNIWNPRIPQKVSFCTWCLCYNSAPTLDTLRNRIVINGCILCWKAAESNTHLFLHYEETMKLWHFFFNSFNLVWVFREDVKANIWEWSSKKGNSLKQRLWGLIPSAIWWTVWNERNNRIFMGKFKNSDQILQEVKILLYHWSIGTNTFAGFTLNTVLHNWNVLLGSH, from the exons ATGGTTAGTATCGTGAGGAAATTCTTATGGGGTTCTACTAATTCTTATAAAAAGAGAAGCTGG GAATTTGGTGGAAATTTTGATGCTCTTACTCCTAGTGATTCTAACAAGCCAATTGGGAAGAGCCTTTGGACTGGAATTCTAAAATCCAAAAATACAATTCAGCAGAACACTATTGTGCAGGTACAAACTGGAAACAATCTATATTTTTGGAAGGATATGTGGATAGGGGATCTCAATTTAGCTGATTTGTTTCCTGCTTTCTTCAAGCTTTCTAGGAATAAGAATGATTCAATAAGAGACATGTTTAGTTTTACTGATGCTATCCCAGCCTGGAATTTTAATTTTTCAAGGACTCTAAATGATAATGAAGTGATTTTGGTAACAGAGCTACTTCAACTCATCAGCAATCCTGTGTTAACTAATTCTGGTGAAGACTCTCTTACTTGGAGGCATGGTAACACTTTCTCTATCAAATCTTGTTATAAtgctattgaagaagaaggttttaTCAGGTTCCCTCATATGAATATTTGGAATCCAAGAATTCCTCAGAAAGTGTCTTTTTGCACTTGGTGCCTGTGTTATAATTCTGCTCCAACTTTGGATACTTTGAGGAATAGGATTGTCATCAACGGTTGTATCTTATGTTGGAAAGCTGCTGAATCTAATACACATTTGTTTCTGCATTATGAAGAGACTATGAAGCTGTGGCATTTTTTTTTCAACAGCTTCAATTTAGTGTGGGTTTTCAGAGAAGATGTCAAAGCTAATATATGGGAATGGAGCAGTAAGAAAGGTAATTCTTTGAAACAAAGGTTATGGGGCTTGATTCCTTCTGCCATTTGGTGGACTGTATGGAATGAGCGCAATAACAGGATTTTTATGGGCAAATTCAAGAATTCTGATCAGATCCTTCAAGAAGTAAAAATTTTGCTTTATCATTGGTCTATTGGCACCAATACTTTTGCTGGGTTTACTCTCAATACAGTGCTTCATAATTGGAATGTTTTGTTAGGAAGCCATTAG